The genomic segment TTAACAAGACGCAAAGCCTTTAGCAGGGTCATGTGATTCTCCAGTGCCCGTCTGGATGCCCACTGAATCACGGGTCCGTCAGCCAGCGGATCTGAATAGGGTATACCAAGTTCCAATGCACTTGCCCCGAAATCCTGAAGCACAGAAGCCAGATCCACTGTGGCTTCCGCATTCGGATCACCGGTTGTAATAAATGGTATAAACATCATGCCTCTTTCTTTATTCACATATTCGTTCATACGGCTCATTCTTCCAGCCCCCTTTCCGATTTTCTTTTTTCAAGTACATGCCATACGGTATGAACATCTTTATCCCCACGCCCCGACAGGCAGACCAGTATTGACTGAGATCTGTCCATCTTTCTGGCCACTTTCATGGCGAGCGCAAGGCCATGTGCACTTTCAATTGCCGGAAGAATACCTTCGTATTTACTCAGCTTCAGCAGTGCATCGATCGCTTCATCATCTGTAATTGCCTCATAATGAGCCCGCCCGGAATCCCTCAGAAAGGCATGCTCCGGACCGATTCCGGGATAATCAAGCCCTGCAGATATGGAATAAGGTTCAGTGATCTGCCCGTTCTTATCCTGAAGGAGATAAGTCATCGCCCCGTGTATAACACCTAAACTGCCCTTTGTCAGGGTCGCTGCATGTTCTCCTGTTTCCGTACCTTTTCCGCCGGCTTCTGCTCCATACAGTTTAACCTTATCTTTAAGAAAAGCGGTAAACAGCCCCATGGCATTGCTGCCTCCACCTACACAGGCACATGCTGCATCGGGGAGCCTGCCCGTCATATCCATCATTTGCTTTCTGGCTTCATCACCGATAATCCGCTGAAAATCACGAACAATCATCGGATAAGGGTGCGGACCGACAACTGAGCCGTCAATGTACGCCGTATCTTCGACATGAGCAGCCCAGTATCTCAGTGCTTCATTGATTGCGTCCTTCAAGGTTCCATTCCCATTTGAAACGGATACGACTTCAGCTCCAAGCAGTCTCATTCTGAAAACATTCAATGCCTGTCTTTCTACATCTGTCGCACCCATAAATACTTTACAGGGCATTCCGAAATAGGCAGCCACTGTAGCTGTAGCCACACCGTGCTGACCTGCTCCGGTTTCAGCGATCATATTTTTCTTTCCCATCCTCCTCGCCAGGAGTGCCTGACCAACTGCGTTATTTATTTTATGAGCACCGGTGTGGTTGAGGTCTTCTCTCTTTAAATAGATTTTTGCACCACCTGTTGCAGCACTCAGCCTCCGGCACAGGGTAACGGGAGTGGGACGCCCCGAGTATTCCTGAAGAATCTGATGGTATTTTTCCAGAAAGTGCGAGTCATGAATCGCCTCGTTAAACCCCTTCTCCAGTTCCAGCAGCGCATGCATTAATGTTTCCGGTACATACTGGCCGCCGAATTTTCCATAACGGCCCTTCCTGTTTATTGGCTTCATTGTCTCAGTCTGAGGCTGTTTGAGCATCGTTTATCCACACCTTTTCTTCGATTTTCCGCATCAGATGACAGTCTTTCCGAAAATGGCTTTCTATACCGGATGAGATGTCAATCCCCGAAGGCTGGAAAGCAAGAAGATGTTGGATATTTTCCGGCTTGACACCTCCGGCAATCAGACAGGGAACATGTTGTTCTTTTGCTTCAGCTTCATAAGCAGGGACACTGTTCCAGTCAAATGTTTTTCCGGTTCCGCCCATCATACCCTTCACTTTTGTATCGATCACAAATCCGTCGACCATTCCACTGTACGAATGCATCATTTCTACTGTATCCGGTCCGTGATGGATGGTTTTCCAGACGCTTACGCCAGTCGTTCTGCGTATATCAGCGGTTTCCCGCGGAGATTCATGACCATGCAGCTGGATCACATCCAATGCTACATATCCGAGCACGTCTGAAATCTTTTCTATAGAATCATCAGCAAATACGCCAACCAGCTTCTTCCCGCCGCTATCACCCAGTTCTTTCAGCCAGCGTGACACTTCCGGCGCCTGTACTACTCTTTCACTTCTTACCGTAAAAATAAAACCTATAAAATCTGCCCGGCTTTGCACTGAACATTTCAGGTCGCTGAATGAATGATTGCCACAATATTTAAGTAGAGGGCGCAATGTCGCTCACTTCCCCGCCGAACAGATCACGAATTTTATCAGATGGCGAATGGGCACGGATTAGAGTTTCTCCGACAAGGGCGGCATCCGCACCACACATTTTCAGATAGTTTACATCATCTGCCCGTCGTACACCGGATTCAGCAATGAAAATCACATCATCTGGAATCAGTTTGCGGATTTGCTCCGTCACGGTAAGATCCGTTTTGAATGTTTTCAAATTACGGTTATTAGCACCCATTATCTCCGGTGTGAAAAGGGACAGAACAGCATCTGCCTCCTCCGGCCGATGCACCTCTACCAGACATTCAATATGACGTTCCTGTGCAGCCAGATAAAACTCATGCAATTGGTTCGGATCAAGTGCGGCAGCAATTAATAAAATGGCATCTGCCCCGGCACGGTCCGCTTCCTCAATCTGCCGGTCATCGATGATGAAATCCTTTCTCAGAACAGGAAGTGAAACGGATTGTACGACTTTGACCAGATTCTCCAGCGAACCATGAAAATACGTTTGATCTGTCAGCACACTGATGGCATCCGCACCCGCCTGTTCATAGGATCTTGCGATTGCGTCCGGATCGAGCTGCTTTCTGAAAAAGCCTTTTGAAGGAGAGGCCTGTTTGACTTCGGCAATTAATCCGAGGGCATGCCGCGGATGACCGAGTGCCTTTTTCAGTGAACGCTTCTTTCGTCTGATTAACCTCTCCGGCATTTGAAACCGGGACAGCTCTTCTTTTTTGGTTGTCATAATCTTTCCCAGAAAATCTTCATGCATGAGTGGTCACACCTGCTTCATGACGCAGAAGATCAAGCTGTTTCATGCCTTTTCCTGAATCAATCGCTTCAGCAGCTTCATGCACACCTTCTGCAATTGAAGCAGTCTCGCCGGCAACAAAAAGAGCCGCTCCGGTGTTCAGCAAAATCGCATTTACTGCCGACTGGTTATCTGTGTTCCCGGACAGTACAGCTTCAATCAGCCTCGCACTTTCTTCCGGATTGTTGACTTTGATCTCATCCAGATGACCACGTTTCAGACCGACATCTTCAGGCGTCAGTGTAAAAGGACTTGCGGTATTTCCTTCGATCAGGAAACCGTTCGTGCGACCACCAATCGTCAATTCATCCATGCCATCCTCTCCGGTAACAACCAGGGTACGTGTTGATCCAAGATGAATGATCGCATCCGCATAGGCTTTGGCTGCGTCTCTGCTGTAAACACCCAGCAGCTGACGCCCTGGACCCGCCGGATTCGTCAGGGGACCAAGTAAATTGAATATTGTCCGGAAACCCAGCGCCTTTCGCGGCCCGACAGCATACTTCATCGAAGCATGATAAAGTGGAGCAAAAAGAAAACACATATGCGTCCGGTCAAGCAGTCCGGCCGCTTCTTCCGGAGCAGCCTGGACGGATATACCCAGCGCTTCAAGAACATCTGCTGCTCCGCTTGTTGATGAAACCGAACGATTGCCGTGCTTAGCTACATTCACACCGAGCGATGAAGCAAGAATGGCGCTTGCTGTAGAGATATTAAAGGTCGCTGTTCCGTCACCGCCTGTCCCAACGATATCAAGCAATTCCTTATTGTAGTGCAGGTGCCTGGCATGCTTTCTCATGCCTCTGACACACCCGGTCAGTTCATCTGTCGTTTCACCGCGCAGACTCAGCATAGAAAGAAATCCGGCAATCTGATCAGATGATGCCTTCCCTTCCATGAGTTCACTCATCATCTCTTCTGCTTCCCCGCTGTCAGTGTCCGTCCTTCCGCCAGATCCTTAAGTTTTTCCTGAAACATGCTCCCACTCCTCTTTTTTTTATGAGGAATGAGCATTGTGAGGTTATTGAGAGGCGAAACATAGAACATTCATTTATGCCTGCTGATCATATTAAAACCCGCAGACAGAGTGCCTGCGGGTATCATTATCGTTCATATTCACCCTCAACTCTGCTCAACTAAGCTCATTCTCTTCTGATCTTACTCTGTCGACGGTATCCTCCGATACTGTCCGGCATTGAAACTTTTCAAAGTGTAATCTCATCATAGTCAATTGATTCTGATCTGTCAATATGAAAGATGTATCATGGCTTTACAGAAGGCGCGTCTGTCACTGCATCTTTTCATAGAAGAACGTTTCCGCCGGACGCAATAAATAGTGTTCGGGATGGAATATCTGCTCTGTGCTTCCGACAAAAAGAAGGCCATCCTTACGGAGTGCACCACTCAGTTTAGGATAGATGAGCCTTTTTCCTTCCTCCGTGAAGTAAATCAGTACGTTGCGGCAGACGATAAGATCGAATGTACCCGGAGCCGGGTCACTCAGCAGATTATTCTGATAAAAGCGGATGGATTTTTTCATCGAATGATTTACTGTACAGGTCATACCGTTCTGCGTGAAATAGGCCCTGCGTTCTTTTGCAGACAGTTCCTTTAAAGCAGTAGACGGATACTGTCCCTCCGACGCTTTTTGTAAAACGTCACGGTCAATGTCTGTAGCAGTAATATGAAATGCATGATCCGGTAAATACTTCTTAAGCAGTATGACGAGAGAATAGGCTTCTTCGCCTGTAGAACAGGCTGCACTCCAGACATTTAATCTCGACCGTTCAGCTGCCAGCCTGCTTATTCTCTGTTCAAGCACTGCCCAGCGCGGACGATTCCTGAAAAATTCTGTGACATTGATCGTTATCCGGTTCAGACATTCATTAAGCAGCTTTTCCGATTGCTGTAATGCATAAAAGTAGCGGACAAAAGAAGAAAACCCCCTTTTTGCCCGCAATGTACTTAAACGTCTGCGCATCTGTTCTTCTTTATAGTACACCAGGTTTATACCCGTAAGTTGCAAGAAAAGGTTTTTAAACTGTTCATAATCCGGATCTGCCGCCTGTTTCATTCCGTATCACCTGCAGATTCAGTATGTAACAAGTTCTTTTTCAGAGAAGAACAGATGGATTTCACGTGATGCACTTTCCGAAGAATCGGATCCATGAATGACATTCCGGTTAACCTTTGTCGCAAAATCGCCACGGATAGAACCTGGTGTTGCTTCCTCCGGGTCAGTTGTTCCCATCATTAACCGGGAAAGTTTGATAATATTATCCCCCTCCCATACCATAGCAAAAACGGGGCCGGACGTCATAAAAGTGATCAGATCCTGATAGAAGGGACGGCCTTCATGTTCCTTATAATGCTTTCTGACGAGTTCATCAGATATGTTCATCAGTTTCCCCGCAACCATTTTAAATCCCTTCGCTTCAAATCGTGCGATAATTTGTCCTATCAGTCCTCGCCGGACAGCATCGGGTTTGATCATAAGAAAGGTTCTTTCCATCTTACTTAGATTCCTCCTTGTAGACAATACTTTTCTTTATGATGATTTTCATGTATGTATCCAGATTTTAAAAGCAGTTAATATTTTCTTTCACCGACATAAGCGGTCATTTCCCTTAATAATCCAGTCACCTTTTGATCCGGCAATTCGTCGAGTATTCCCTCCGCTTTTCTTAAATAGCGGTCACTGAGTGACTGTGCCTCCTCTATCGCCTGTGAATCTCTGATCTTTCCAATGACATCGTCCCAATCATCATCGGAGGGTTCAGCTTCAGTCAGCACTGAGACAATAGCATCATGCAGTTCAGGGTTTCTCAGAGCGTAAAATACAGGCAGGGTAATATTTCCATTTCTCAGATCACTGCCTGCCGGTTTTCCAAGCTGCCTTTCGTTACCGACAAAATCAAGGATATCATCAGTTATCTGATAACTCATACCGAGAAAATAACCGTAGTAGTAGAGTTTTCTTGACAATGAAGTGTCACATCCCGCTGCCATCGCCCCAAGCTGACAGCTAAGTGCCATAAGAATGGCTGTTTTTCGTTTAATACGGCGTAAGTATGTTCTGAGATTCTGCTTCCAGTTTCGAAGATGTCTGATTTGATCAATCTCACCAAGGCTCAGATCCCGGATGACCCTGGATATCTGCCGATGTGCTTCCGGATGGTCAAAAGCTGAAATTAATTTAATGGCACACGCAAAGATATAGTCCCCTGTAAAAATTGCGACACGATTATCCCATTTTGCTTTTACAGTGGGTCTTCCACGACGGAGTTCCGAGTTATCAACCACATCGTCATGAACCAGAGAGGCCATATGGATCAACTCGAGCATCACCGCGGAAACGCTTACTTCATGTCGACCCGGATCACCGTATCGAGAGGCCATCAAAGCGAGCATAGGGCGTATTCGCTTCCCTCCTGCACGGAGTAACTCGAGGCCCGCTTCATGCAGTAATGGGTGCGGCGCTTCAAGAGCCATTTCCAGATATTTCTCGATCGTTTTCAGCTCTTTTTTTGTTCCTGCATAAATTTGTCCAAGAACCATATCATTCACCCTTCATCCGGTTTCTCGGCACGATGAATCGCAGCGATACCGCCCATCAATGAACGGATCGTGACATGTGTAAACCCCGCCTCGTAAAACAAGCGCGCCAGAGTATCCCTGTCCGGAAATTTCATTGTTGATTCGTTTAGCCAGGCGTACTCTTTGTAACTTCCGGCAAACAGTTTCCCAAGAAGAGGCATGACGTACTTGAAATAAAAAAAGTACAATTGTCTGTATACAGGAATGTTTGGCTTTGATGTTTCGAGACAGACAAGTACACCTCCCGGTTTGAGCACTCTTCTGATTTCCCGGAGAACAGTCAGGTAATCCGGTACATTTCGCAGGCCAAACCCGATGGTTGCACGGTCAAACTGGCTGTCTTCATAGGGAATGGCCATCGCATCTCCGTTTACGAGTGTAATGTTTTCCAGCTGCGTTGCCATGATCTTTGATCTTGCCACTTTCAGCATATTGTCACTAAAATCAAGTCCGATGACATGGCCGTTCTTTCCAACATCCTCTGCAAGTTGCATCGTCCAGTCTCCGGTTCCGCAGCATACGTCAATACATGTCGAACCTGACTCCGCCGCTACAGCTTCATCTGCTATCTTTCTCCAGGTTTTGTGACGATTAAAACTGATCAGTGAGTTCATCGTATCGTATTTCCTGTAAATCGTCTGAAACACCTGATGGACCTTTTTGTGTTTCTGATCCTGTTCATTCATTTCCCCATTATTCCTCTCCTGCTGTACACCGGCAAATCGTGTTTAACCGACTGCTTAGATCTGTTATCAAATCAGAGAAGCCGCCACCGGGTATCATGGAACGTTTTATTCGTTCATTAAACCGGGCTTCTGCTCTTTTTATTTCCTCATTCATCAGCTGCCGAAGTACTGCCCGATCATCAGTTATATGATCAGACAGAAAACGGAATAAAAATGAATCATAACCATTTTTCTGCTGAAGCATATCATTCTTTGAAAGCAATTTACACAGAAAAAAGTCACTTAAGGCAGGGACGAGCCAGTCATATCCCAGTTTAGCAGCGACATGTGAAATAAGGGCACTCTCAATTCTTGCCAGAATCTGAACAGTTTGCGTCCAGCTGAGGCGGTGCGCAGGGTAATAGAGCCTGCACTTTTCCGTATTGTAGTTCTGAATGGCTTCAGCCACCCACTCCACAATTTCCATGTCACCCGTACGTGACAGGATGTAATAATAAAGGGCGCTGTAATAATCTCCGGCAAGTACGGTAAGCTGACTTTTCTTTATGGCATCTGCCTCACCCGGTAATGTAACAGCCATCTTATCATGTGTTTTTAATCCTGTCTCGGCAATCATGACACTTTTCGTGCATTTTTCCGGTTGTTCTGTACGTTTCTGATAACTGAACAGGAAATAATAAATCAACACTTTATCCTGGTCAATCTCTGGCCGGGATAAATAGCTGTCGACATATGGATGACTCAGGTCATGCTTCAGTTCACTCAGCAAAACTCCGATCCGGTTTGTATCAAGCATGGTACTCCCCCATTCCATGTACATTCTAAAATGAGTCATCTGATCATTCAGAATGGATCGTCCCGTGTTTTGTCTGAATCATTGCTTTTCCGTGAACCTTAATTGCTGAGGTATGTTCGGTGAATTGGGCGATCATCACTTCCCCCTGGTCCAGTTTTTCAGTGTGAAAGAATCGTGTCTCAGCCCCTCTTGTCAGGCCAATCACATTCACTCCGTCCTCTTCGGCTTTCACAACAAAATAATCACCCAGAACTTCCTCGTTCCTGATGTCCAAGATAAACACCTTCTCTTCTGAAAAATTCGCTCAAATAATATCGATTGATGCAAAAGTGACCGTTTTTATATGAATGGCAAACTTCAGATGTTATCCATTTAAACTGCTCACACATACGGCAGAAAGCCATCGTGCGACCGCTTCCACCAGGCACACAGGACAAGTTCTAAAGCGGAACAGGCAGCACCTGTTTCCATCTTTTCATGCGCCGCTGTATTATCGGACCTGCTCAGTCCGGATGAACGAAATTTGATTGCTGTCACTCATTAGAAAATTCTAGCATATAAAAACAGCAAATGTAAAGAAAACGGCATCATTCGTATGTAACCAGGTTTCTACATAAACTTTGTAAAAAAGGACCATCTTTGCGATGGCCCCCTCTCTCACGTCCTATGTATCCATCAGATCATTGGACGGCTTCTTTCAATGCCTTACCAGGCTTAAATGCCGGAACTTTGCTTGCTTTGATTTCGATTTCCTCACCAGTCTGAGGATTGCGGCCCTTTCGAGCTGCACGCTCACGAACTTCAAAGTTGCCAAATCCGATTAATTGAACTTTGCTTCCATCTTTTAATACATCTGCAATGGTTGACAGAACAGAATCAACAGCTTTAGTTGCATCCTTCTTGGATAATTCTGCGGATTCTGCTACAGCAGAAATCAATTCAGTCTTATTCAACACTTTCACCTCCTTAAAAAGGAATCAAGTTCCTTTTTGTGCTGGAAGAAACATCAACAACGCTTATATTATACGATGTGATGGAATAATTCAACAGCTTTTATTAAAATATTACCATATTTGAACGCTTTTAACCCCGGCAAGGTAAAAAACATGTACTTTCAACCATTCCATAGTTTCACCGTCTATTTCTCACACAGGAATGAGCAAAATAAAAAGCTCCGTTTCCGGAGCCTCTGACAGATCGTTCAGCTGTCCTACAGGATAATAGCGATCAGTCCGCCCGATCCCTCGTTTATTATCCGTTCAAGCGTTTCTTTGAGTTTATATCGTGCATTTTCGGGCATTAAGGCGAGCTTGGCAGATATGCCTTCACGTACAATAGAATTCAGTGACCGGCCGAATATATCTGAGTTCCATATGGACAGCGGATCATCTTCAAAATCCTGCATCAGATATCGAACCAGTTCTTCACTTTGCTTCTCGGTTCCGATAATCGGTGCAAATTCAGACTCCACATCCACCTTAATCATATGAATTGAAGGGGCAACTGCCTTCAGACGGACACCAAAACGTGATCCCTGCCGGATAATTTCCGGCTCATCGAGGCTCATATCATTAATCGATGGGGCAGCAATACCGTAACCGGTCTGTTTTACCATTTTAAGAGCTTCAGACACCTGATCATACTCTCTTTTGGCATGAACGAAATCCTGCATCAGCTGCAGAAGGTGATCTTTACCTCTGATTTCGACGCCGACGACTTCCTTCAGAACCTGGTCATACAGGTTATCCGGGGCATGAAGGTCAATTTCCGCTGTTCCCTTCCCCATCTCAATGCCGGAAAGCTGTGCATTTTCGATAAAGTCATATTCTCCGAATGTACCCACAACGCGATCAACATCACGAAGACGTTTAATATCTTTAACCGTATCCTTTACCGCGTCTTCATAACTCTGTCTCAGCCAGTGATCTTCCTTCAGCACCATCACCCAGCTCGGCAGGTTGACATTAACCTCCAGAACCGGGAACTCGAACAACGTTTCTCGAAGAATATTGTTGATATCATGCTCGCTCATATTCTCAACACTTTGTGAGAGAACCGGGATGTCATACTTCTCAGACAGATCTCTGCGTAATGCTTCTGTCTCAGGGTGGAACGGATGAGATGAATTAATGATCAGGATAAAAGGTTTGCCCACTTCTTTCAGCTCGTCGACAATTCGTTCTTCAGCCTCTACATAGTCCTCTCTCCCGATTTCTCCAATAGATCCATCAGTTGTGATCACAACACCCAGTGTCGAGTGTTCCTGAATCACTTTTCTTGTTCCAATCTCCGCTGCTTCCTGAAATGGGATCGGTTCGTCATACCACGGCGTATGAACCATCCTGGGCCCGTTCTCATCTTCAAAACCTTTTGCTCCCTTAACTGCATAGCCCACGCAGTCCACGACACGGATATTGACCTCAAGCCCTTCTTCTACGGTCACAGTCACCGCATGATTTGGGACAAATTTTGGCTCAGTAGTCATGATCTGCTTACCGGCAGCACTCTGTGGCAGCTCATCCTGAGCACGTACACGATCTGCCTCATTATCAATGTTCGGCAGAACGACCAGTTCCATAAACTTTTTGATAAAAGTTGATTTACCCGTTCGGACCGCTCCGACGACTCCAAGATAGATATCTCCGCCGGTTCTTTCAGCGATGTCTTTAAAGATGTCCACTCGTTCCAGTTTTTCTAAAGTTTGCACCCTCCCGCTCCTCCTTCTGTCGATGACTCTCCGTGATAGTTCTATGCATATGAATTTGTCCATCGATTATGCCAAGAAATTCATCACGGACCGAAGAAGTGAGGCGGTCATGTGCATGAAGAATGAAGAAAAGCCGGCCGACTTTTATACGTCGAAAGGCACCGCGGGAACTTCTTTTTTCTGAACCTCTTCCCCGCAAAAGTTTTATACTTTCTTAAAGTATGAATAAAGGCACAGTTAAAATGATCGGCAGATGGAAACGCCGCAAAAAAAGAAGGGGAAAACATGGAATGTTTTCTCCCCGGGTTTGACTAAGCCCTTCCACGCCATTCAGCTCTCACAGAAAAATTGACACACGCTATAGCTTATGCTAATCCTGCCCGGCATGTCGCTGACTCCGGCCCATTGTTACCTGTTCTGGCCGAATAATTTCGATAGTGTCGACAAATTGCCGGGTACATTGCCCGAAGTAATCGCTTTAACGAGTGCATCCTCTTTTTCCTTCGTTACTGCTACTCCGGCGGTCTTCCCGATCCGGTTAATCAGCTGCCGTACGACTTCGGGATTGCTGAAATCTGCGTTTGATACAGAATTTGCAATGTTTACAATATCCTCTTTCTTAACTTGAGTCTTTTTTTCAATGTTATCAAAGAATGAATGATTCGGATCCACTGAACGTCCTCCTTTACCCCGCTTTCTTTATATCGTATGCGCGAGAGGAGGTCATGTGCTCATTGCTCACGTTCTTCCGGCCTGCGATCTGGCAGGCTGTTATAAATGGCAGCGATCTCATCTTTCTTGTCACGGCCCATTAATTCATCCACAGCCTCTTTCGGATCTTTTCCTTCGAAAAGGACATTGAATATTTCCACAGTGATCGGCATCTCCACATGTTCTTTTTTCGAAAGGGTATAGGCGGCCTCAGCTGTACGTACGCCTTCGACAACCATTCCCATATGATCCAGGATCTCCTGAAGTTTCTTTCCCTTTCCCAGCATATTCCCTGCCCGCCAGTTCCTGCTGTGTTTGCTCGTACAGGTGACAATCAGATCACCCATGCCTGTCAGGCCGATGAAGGTAAGCGGGTGTGCTCCCAGTTTCGTTCCAAGTCTTGAAATTTCTGCAAGGCCTCTGGTAATCAGAGCTGCTTTCGCATTATCTCCATAACCGAGGCCATCTGAAATGCCTGCGCCAAGAGCAATAATGTTTTTCAATGCGCCGCCAATTTCAACACCGATGACATCTTCGTTGGTGTAGACACGAAAATAGGAATTAAAAAACAAATCCTGAACATGTTTTGCTGCCTCCGCACTGTCTGAAGCTACGGAAACGGTCGTCGGATGGCGAAGCGCTACCTCTTCGGCATGACTCGGACCGGAAAGAACAACAATTG from the Sporolactobacillus sp. Y61 genome contains:
- a CDS encoding NAD(P)H-dependent glycerol-3-phosphate dehydrogenase, producing the protein MKKIAVIGAGSWGTALSMVLADNGYTVQLWSHRKDQADEIRLKHTNEKYLPGIALPEKICGTADMVEALNEVSAVLLVVPAKAMREVLTQLRTVIKRPLLFIHGVKGIEPGTFRRMSEVIQEEIPDSLRKAIVVLSGPSHAEEVALRHPTTVSVASDSAEAAKHVQDLFFNSYFRVYTNEDVIGVEIGGALKNIIALGAGISDGLGYGDNAKAALITRGLAEISRLGTKLGAHPLTFIGLTGMGDLIVTCTSKHSRNWRAGNMLGKGKKLQEILDHMGMVVEGVRTAEAAYTLSKKEHVEMPITVEIFNVLFEGKDPKEAVDELMGRDKKDEIAAIYNSLPDRRPEEREQ